A genome region from Hevea brasiliensis isolate MT/VB/25A 57/8 chromosome 9, ASM3005281v1, whole genome shotgun sequence includes the following:
- the LOC110660159 gene encoding LOW QUALITY PROTEIN: metallothionein-like protein type 2 (The sequence of the model RefSeq protein was modified relative to this genomic sequence to represent the inferred CDS: inserted 1 base in 1 codon) → MEPIIREKLFITQTLLTLDLSTCRVDMKDLLLNCTINWIGGKSFKSHPRVEEFNYQVKAXFQILKKMSCCGGNCGCGSGCKCGSGCGGCGMYPDIVENTRTETLIAGVAPPKKFYEGSEMNFGAESGNGCKCGSNCSCDPCNCK, encoded by the exons ATGGAACCTATCATACGGGAGAAATTATTCATCACACAGACGCTACTGACCTTAGATTTATCCACGTGTAGGGTGGATATGAAAGACTTGTTGCTTAACTGCACTATAAATTGGATTGGGGGCAAGTCGTTTAAGAGCCATCCTAGAGTTGAAGAATTCAATTACCAAGTAAAGG CCTTCCAAATACTAAAGAAAATGTCTTGCTGCGGAGGAAACTGTGGCTGTGGCTCTGGATGCAAGTGCGGCAGCGGCTGCGGCGG ATGTGGTATGTACCCTGACATCGTAGAGAACACCAGAACTGAGACCCTCATTGCAGGAGTTGCACCTCCTAAGAA GTTCTATGAGGGTTCTGAGATGAACTTTGGTGCTGAGAGTGGGAATGGCTGCAAGTGTGGATCAAACTGCAGCTGTGATCCATGCAACTGCAAATGA
- the LOC110660158 gene encoding pentatricopeptide repeat-containing protein At1g07590, mitochondrial translates to MRALALLGQLRFSRATDRTFSITCLPLYQIPCSFSFLCTLTSDCPAEKKILEPEEEQEAPKCLSLRIEKLSRGESVGLAFQSWMREGFPIHRGDIFHSINRLRKLKLNKRALQVMEWVIRERPYRPKELDYSYLLEFTTKLHGISQGEKLFTRIPPEFQNELLYNNLVIACLEKGVIRLSLDYMKKMRELGHPISHLVFNRLIILHSSPGRRKMIPKFLNLMKAYKVAPHVSTYNILMKIEANEHNIEGLVKVFGEMKLSKVEPNEISFCILATAHAVARLYTVAEAYVEAVEISRTGDNWSTLDILIILYGCLGKEKKLERTWGIVQELSHVRSKSYMLAVEAFGRIGQLNRAEELWLEMKSLKGLKSTEAFNSMLSVYCKYGQIKRATGIFREMEINGCKPNAITFRHLALGCLKAELVEEALKTLEMGMHLKTSNKVRNSIPWLETTLSFIEIFAEKGDIVNAEKFFEEIKKANYTRHTFVYNTLIKTYVKAKIYVPNLLRRMILGGARPDAETYSLIKLVEQFKT, encoded by the exons ATGCGTGCGCTGGCCCTTCTGGGCCAACTCCGGTTCTCTCGTGCAACTGATCGAACATTTTCTATCACCTGTCTACCTCTCTACCAAATTCCTTGTAGTTTCAGTTTTCTCTGTACCCTCACAAGCGATTGTCCCGCCGAGAAGAAGATATTAGAACCagaagaagaacaagaagcaCCCAAGTGCTTATCTTTGAGAATTGAGAAGCTTTCCAGAGGAGAATCGGTTGGTTTAGCCTTTCAAAGTTGGATGCGCGAAGGCTTTCCCATTCACCGAGGtgacatttttcactccattaacCGCTTGAGGAAGCTCAAATTGAACAAACGCGCGCTTCAG GTGATGGAATGGGTGATCAGGGAGAGACCATATAGGCCAAAAGAACTTGACTACTCTTACCTTTTGGAATTCACAACCAAACTTCATGGGATATCTCAAGGAGAAAAGCTCTTCACCCGTATCCCTCCCGAGTTCCAGAATGAATTGCTATATAACAACCTTGTAATTGCATGTTTGGAAAAGGGTGTCATAAGGCTTTCGCTTGACTACATGAAGAAAATGAGGGAATTGGGTCACCCCATATCACATTTGGTTTTCAACCGCCTTATAATCCTCCATTCCTCTCCTGGTCGCAGAAAAATGATCCCAAAATTCCTTAATCTAATGAAGGCCTATAAGGTGGCTCCTCATGTCTCCACATACAACATTCTGATGAAAATTGAAGCTAATGAACACAATATTGAAGGACTAGTGAAGGTATTTGGTGAAATGAAGCTATCAAAAGTGGAGCCAAATGAGATATCTTTCTGCATATTAGCTACTGCACATGCAGTTGCGAGATTGTATACAGTGGCTGAGGCATATGTTGAAGCTGTGGAGATATCTCGTACAGGAGATAACTGGTCAACGCTAGATATTTTAATCATATTGTACGGGTGTTTGGGGAAGGAGAAGAAATTAGAGAGAACGTGGGGCATTGTGCAAGAACTCTCCCATGTTAGGTCTAAAAGTTACATGCTTGCAGTTGAAGCATTTGGTAGAATTGGGCAGCTCAATCGAGCTGAAGAGCTTTGGTTAGAGATGAAGTCATTAAAAGGGTTGAAATCAACAGAAGCGTTCAATTCCATGTTATCTGTGTATTGCAAATATGGGCAGATAAAAAGGGCAACTGGAATTTTCAGGGAGATGGAGATAAATGGATGCAAGCCAAATGCCATTACTTTTCGACATCTTGCTTTGGGTTGCTTGAAGGCTGAACTAGTGGAAGAAGCCTTGAAGACTCTAGAAATGGGGATGCACTTGAAAACAAGCAACAAGGTAAGGAATTCAATCCCATGGTTGGAAACTACgctttcatttattgaaatttttgcaGAGAAGGGTGATATAGTTAATGCTGAGAAGTTCTTTGAAGAAATAAAGAAAGCAAATTATACAAGGCATACTTTTGTGTACAATACATTAATAAAAACTTATGTGAAGGCCAAAATTTATGTTCCTAATCTTTTGAGGAGGATGATTTTAGGAGGTGCTAGACCAGATGCTGAGACCTATAGCCTGATTAAACTTGTTGAGCAGTTCAAAACTTGA
- the LOC110660157 gene encoding outer envelope pore protein 16, chloroplastic has translation MPSSRFAGSLSTPKIDVAIDMGNPFLNLTVDGFLKIGTVAAARVLAEDAYYVVKRGNISTRNFEHTLKKMCKEGAYWGTVAGVYVGMEYGMERIRGTHDWKNAMLGGALTGALISAASNRNKDKIVTDALTGGAIATAATFLNYLT, from the exons atgccgaGTAGCAGATTTGCAGGTTCTTTATCAACCCCCAAAATTGATGTGGCAATCGACATGGGCAATCCCTTCCTCAATCTCACCGTCGATGGTTTCTTGAAGATCGGAACT GTTGCAGCTGCTAGAGTTCTTGCAGAGGATGCATACTATGTGGTTAAACGAG GGAATATTTCCACTCGCAATTTTGAGCACACG CTCAAAAAGATGTGCAAAGAAGGTGCTTATTGGG GAACTGTCGCTGGGGTTTATGTTGGAATGGAATATGGAATGGAGAGGATTCGTGGCACCCATGACTGG AAAAATGCCATGCTTGGGGGTGCATTGACTGGAGCTCTGATATCTGCTGCCAGTAACAGGAACAAAGACAAGATTGTGACAGATGCCCTCACAGGAGGTGCCATTGCAACTGCTGCAACATTCCTTAACTATCTCACTTAA
- the LOC110660156 gene encoding mitochondrial import inner membrane translocase subunit TIM9, which produces MDKNMQQGLDGLPEEDQRRMAAVIEQLQVRDSMRMYNSVVERCFNDCVDSFTRKSLQKQEETCIMRCAEKFLKHSMRVGLRFAELNNLAATPDQSN; this is translated from the exons ATGGACAAGAACATGCAACAAGGTCTTGACGGTCTACCTGAAGAAGACCAGAGGCGTATGGCAGCCGTAATCGAGCAGCTCCAAGTGCGAGACAG TATGAGGATGTACAATTCAGTTGTGGAGAGATGCTTCAATGACTGTGTGGACAGCTTTACACGCAAATCACTGCAGAAGCAGGAGGAGACCTGTATCATGAGATGTGCTGAGAAGTTCTTGAAACATTCAATGCGTGTTGGTTTGAGATTTGCAGAACTTAACAATCTTGCTGCTACGCCAGACCAAAGCAACTAA
- the LOC110660155 gene encoding CAX-interacting protein 4, whose amino-acid sequence MPATAGRVRMPANNRVHSSAALQTHGIWQSAIGYDPYAPNKDDSKSSSQQKPSNAEPEAENAYASFQGLLALARITGSNADEARGACKRCGRVGHLAYQCRNFLSVKDDNKEKDPEAVQAAVLSGLEKIKGNGKIAVASKESEEEEEESDTSDSDVDSEIERIIAERYGKKGSSKRRSSRKEENSDEGSDSDSGERKKRGRSKKRRSKKRESSDSEDEDECKRKRRRREKRRKRDESSSEEEDRRRHKRKSRKEKRRRRSHRYSDDSESDASDDSGRRHRRKSRKPASPSDSDLSGSDDSRVGRGTKRSEKRSKKRHHEEDE is encoded by the coding sequence ATGCCGGCTACAGCAGGAAGGGTTCGCATGCCTGCGAACAATAGGGTGCACAGTAGTGCTGCCCTACAGACTCATGGTATATGGCAGAGTGCAATCGGGTATGACCCGTATGCACCCAACAAGGATGATTCCAAAAGTTCTTCCCAGCAAAAGCCCTCAAATGCTGAACCTGAGGCTGAGAATGCATACGCCAGCTTCCAGGGCCTTCTAGCTCTTGCCCGTATCACGGGTTCCAATGCTGATGAGGCTCGTGGTGCTTGCAAGAGATGTGGCCGTGTTGGGCATCTCGCTTATCAATGTAGAAACTTTTTGAGTGTTAAGGATGATAATAAGGAGAAGGACCCAGAAGCAGTCCAGGCAGCAGTTTTGTCTGGATTGGAAAAGATAAAGGGAAATGGAAAAATTGCAGTTGCGAGCAAGGAGAGCGAGGAAGAGGAGGAAGAGAGTGACACTTCAGATTCTGATGTGGATTCCGAGATTGAGAGGATTATTGCTGAAAGGTATGGTAAGAAGGGCAGTAGTAAGAGGAGGTCATCTAGGAAGGAGGAAAATTCTGATGAAGGGTCAGATTCTGATTCTggggaaaggaagaaaagaggaAGGTCAAAGAAAAGGAGGAGTAAGAAGAGAGAGTCtagtgattcagaggatgaggATGAATGCAAAAGGAAGAGGAGGAGGAGGGAGAAGAGGAGGAAGAGGGATGAGTCTTCTTCAGAGGAGGAAGATAGGCGGCGCCACAAGAGGAAGAGCAGGAAGGAGAAGAGGAGGAGGAGAAGTCATAGATATTCTGATGATTCTGAATCAGATGCTTCTGATGACTCTGGTAGAAGGCACAGGCGAAAGAGCAGGAAGCCAGCATCTCCATCTGATTCTGACTTGAGTGGCTCTGATGACTCACGGGTTGGAAGGGGTACAAAGCGATCTGAGAAGCGGAGCAAGAAGCGCCACCATGAAGAGGATGAGTGA
- the LOC110660154 gene encoding glucan endo-1,3-beta-glucosidase gives MAKPSISVVDSFPQLFLFLTSYLFLLRLSTAAYSVGVNYGTVADNLPQPTQVASFLKTQTTIDHIKIFDANPDILRAFASTGISVTVTVGNGDIPSLAKLPAAQAWIANNILPFHPKTIIKYIAMGNEILATSDKSLIAHTLPAMKALKSALELANVTDIKVSTPHSLGILSSSEPPSTGRFRKGYDQRIFAPILDFHRKTKSPFMVNPYPYFGFKPETLNYALFKPNAGVFDAATGKNYTNMFDAQLDAVYSAMKRLGYEDVDIVVAETGWPSVGDPNQPGVSLENALSYNGNLVKHVNSWKGTPLMPNRTFETYIFSLFNENLKPGVSEQNFGLFKPDLTPVYDVGVLRNAQAEGPASGTTAEAPSSSPDKKWCVPKSDAGDEALQKNIDYVCSSVVNCRPIQAGGPCFDPNTVRSHAAYAMNAYYQSFGRHDFNCDFNHTGVVTATDPSYEACNYPFNDQKVEEKSVAGESMGLYCGVKDMMVVGGCLIFVNLFFY, from the exons ATGGCAAAACCTTCTATCTCTGTAGTTGACTCTTTTCCCCAACTCTTTCTATTCCTCACCTCCTACCTCTTCCTCCTCCGCCTCTCCACCGCCGCCTACTCAGTCGGTGTAAACTATGGCACCGTCGCCGATAACCTTCCTCAACCCACTCAAGTTGCCAGTTTCCTCAAAACTCAAACCACCATCGACCATATCAAGATATTCGACGCCAACCCCGACATCCTCCGTGCCTTTGCCAGCACCGGGATTTCAGTAACCGTCACCGTCGGCAATGGAGACATCCCTTCTCTAGCTAAGCTTCCAGCCGCTCAGGCATGGATCGCCAACAACATTTTACCCTTTCACCCAAAAACAATCATCAAATACATTGCGATGGGCAACGAGATCCTCGCTACGTCTGATAAATCGCTAATAGCACACACTTTACCAGCCATGAAAGCTCTCAAATCAGCTCTCGAGCTAGCTAACGTCACTGATATTAAAGTCTCGACTCCTCACTCTTTAGGTATATTATCATCATCTGAGCCACCGAGTACTGGTCGGTTTCGAAAAGGCTACGATCAGAGAATATTCGCTCCGATTCTCGACTTTCATCGGAAAACGAAGTCTCCTTTCATGGTTAATCCATACCCGTACTTTGGTTTCAAGCCGGAGACTTTGAACTACGCATTGTTTAAACCAAATGCTGGCGTTTTTGACGCGGCCACAGGGAAGAATTACACCAACATGTTCGACGCCCAGCTTGATGCGGTTTATTCGGCGATGAAAAGGTTGGGTTATGAGGACGTGGACATCGTGGTGGCAGAAACCGGTTGGCCGTCGGTGGGCGATCCGAATCAACCGGGTGTGAGCTTGGAAAACGCGCTGTCGTACAACGGGAACCTCGTGAAGCACGTGAACTCCTGGAAAGGAACGCCGTTGATGCCTAACAGGACTTTCGAGACTTATATTTTCTCTTTGTTTAACGAGAATCTGAAACCAGGTGTTTCGGAACAGAATTTCGGGTTGTTCAAGCCGGATCTGACCCCGGTTTACGACGTCGGCGTTCTACGCAATGCTCAG GCGGAGGGTCCCGCCTCCGGTACAACAGCGGAGGCACCGTCCTCAAGTCCGGACAAGAAGTGGTGCGTGCCAAAGTCGGACGCCGGTGATGAGGCGTTGCAGAAGAATATAGACTACGTCTGCAGCAGTGTAGTAAATTGCAGGCCCATACAAGCAGGTGGGCCTTGCTTCGACCCAAATACAGTGCGGTCACATGCAGCGTATGCAATGAATGCGTACTATCAGAGTTTTGGGCGGCATGACTTCAACTGTGATTTTAACCACACCGGAGTGGTGACTGCCACAGATCCAA GTTACGAGGCGTGTAATTATCCATTTAACGATCAAAAAGTGGAAGAAAAGTCGGTGGCGGGAGAGTCGATGGGATTATATTGTGGCGTAAAAGATATGATGGTGGTGGGTGGTTGCTTGAtatttgtaaatttatttttctacTAA